GCGCTGCACGCCGCCGCCTGGCTGCTCTTCGGCCTTACCGGCTTGCTCGCGGGCGCCGGGACCTGGTACTTCGCCGGGGTTGTGCTCGTGGGCGCCGTGCTCGTCTACGAACACCGGCTGGTGCGCCCGGACGACCTGAGCCGGGTGAACCAGGCCTTCTTCGAGGCCAACGTGGTGATCTCGCTGGGGATGTTCGCCTTCACCCTGATCGACGCGCTCACGCGCTAGGGGGCTCGGGCTCCGCCTCGACGGGGCGGCCGCATTTGCAGACCGGGTCCGGGTAGACGATCTCCACCCCGTCGGCGCGCTTCTTGTACCAGAGTTCGCCGCAGTCGGGGCAGCGCACCTCTTCGGCGCCCAGCGCGCGCAGCTCCTCGGGGGAGAAGCGGTAGACCTCGCCGCACCAGTGGCAGACCACCTCGGCCCCGCCGTCCTCGCGGATCATGGCCTCGCGCTCTTCGGGGTCGAAGTAGGCCAGCGCGTCCGCCGCCTTTTCACGGCTGCAGCGGCAGGCGAAGCGCAGGGGAACGGCGTCCTCGGCGTAACCGAGGGAACGCAGGTCGGTCCACTCGAGCCCCAACCCCTCGAGCACCCGGCGCGCCGCACCCTCGAGCCCGTGTTCCACTAGCAGGTCGGTAAAGCCGCGAACCCCCGCGAGGTTTCGCTCGAGCCGGGCGATGGCCTCCTCGTCGGCGTCGGGCAACACCTGGACCACGAGCCCCCCGGCGGCCTCGACGTGGCCGCCCGGCGCAACGCGCACCCCCAGCAGCACCGCCGAGGGGATCTGCTCGCTCTGCCAAAGGTAGTGGGCCAGGTCCTCGGCGATCTCGCCCGAGACCAGCGGGACCGACGAGTCGAACTGCTCGCCGCCTGCGAGCACCCGCACCACCCGCAGCTCGCCCGCACCCACCAGCGCCCCCACGTTCAGCTTGCCGTCCGCGCGCAGCTCGGCCTCGGCCGCGGGGTTCTTGACGTAGCCGCGCACGGCGCCGTCCACCCCCGCCTCGGCGACCAGCCCTCCGAGCGGACCGTCGCCGTCCACGATCAGCGTCACCCGCTCGCGCGGGCTCTTGCTGAGCAGGAAGGCCAGGAGCGCCGCGCCGGTGAGCGCCCGCCCCAGGGCGGCCGTGGCCGTGGGCGAGGTGCCGTGGCGGCGGCGGGCCTCCTCCACCACGTCGGTGGTTTCGGCCGCGAGCACCCGCAGCCGACCGTCCGCGGCCAGCCCGCGCACCAACCGCCCCATCTAACCCTCCCCGCTGCGGCCGAAGTGGGCGTTCAGGGCCTTGAGCGTGGGTTCGGGCACGAAGCGGCTGACGTCGCCGCCGTGGCGGGCGATCTCCTTGATCATCGAACTGGAGATGAACGACCAGCGCGTCGCCGCCAGGATGAAGAGCGTCTCCACCTCGGGGTTGAGCTGGCGGTTCAGGTGGGCCATCTGCAGCTCGTACTCGTAGTCGGAGACGGCGCGCAGGCCCTTGACGATGATCCGCGCCCCCCTGGCGCGCATGTAGTCGGCGAGCAGCCCGTCGAAAGCGTCGACCTCGACGTTGTCCATGTCGGCGACGGAGGCGCGGATGATCTGCATCCGCTCCCCCACCGAGAACATGAAGCTGCTCAGCTTGTTGGGGTTGTGCAGCACCGCGACGGTTACCTTGTCGAAGAGGCGGCTGGCGCGGCGCACCACGTCGAGGTGGCCGTTGGTGAAGGGGTCGAAGCTGCCGGGATAGACGACGTGCATCAGGTTACCTCCACGATGGTCAGGGCGCTCGAGCCGTAGACCCGGCGCTCGCCCAGGGGCAGGATCAGGTCGCTGGGGTGCTGCAGGATCACGAAGCCCCCGGGGCCGACGATCCCCGCCTCGAGCACCCGCGCGAGCGCGGCGGCAAGGTCCTGGTCGTAGGGCGGGTCCAGGAAGACGACGTCGAAACGCTCCCCCGTACGGGCGCTCCGTTCGAGGAAACGATCGGCGCTCTCGTGCACGACACGGACGGACAACCCCAGCTTGTGCGCGTTTTCCCGCAGGGTTTTCACCGCCCCCGGGTCGCTCTCCACAAGGACGGCCTCGAAGCCCTCGCTCGCGGCCTCGAGCCCCACCGCGCCGCTGCCGGCGTAGAGGTCGAGGAAGCGCCCCCGCCGGGGCAAGCGGCCGCGCAGGTAGTCGAAGAGCGCCTTGCGCAGGCGCACCGGGCTGGGACGGGCCGAGTCGGGCACCGCGAGCGTGCGCCCGCGGGCCTTGCCGCCCAGGATCCTAAGCCTCGCCATCCCTACTACCGTATACCGCGTCCGCCAGTTCCGCCACCCGGGTGACCTCGGCGTCGATCACGTCGAGGGTCATCAGCATGTCCAGGTGGGCCGCGCTGGTGGCGCGGCTCTCGGGGCGGCCGGCCTCGAGGCGGCTCAGGTGCGCCTGACGCAGCTTCTGCAGGTAGGCCTCGGTCTCGGGGTGCTCGCTCACGACCTCGCGGGCGAGCACGTGGTTGCCCGTCGCCAGCGCCGTGAAAGCGCGCTGCATCCGTCCGTAGACCCGGCTCGCGGCTTCCGAGAGCTCGGCCCGCCCCTCGGGGCTGAACTCCAGGCCCTGGCTGCGCAGCTTGTCCTGCTGCTTGAGCAGGCGGCGGATCTGGTCGGCCAGGTGTTCGAGCTCGCCCGCGAGCAAGAGCAGCTTCTCCACCGCCTCGCCCCCGCCCTGGCTCTTCAGGCGCGCCAGGTACATCACCACCGCCTGGGTGAGGCGGTCCACCTTCTCCTCCCGCTCCTGCACGCTCGCGAGGTCGCCCTCGCCCTGCGCCAGGGCGCGCACCGCGGTGGCCATCATCCCCTGCACGTGGTCCGAGATGCGCACCACCTCGCGCAGCGCCAGGCTGAGGGCCAGCTCGGGGGTGCTGAGCGCCTCCTCGCTCAGGTACTTGGGCGTCACCGCTCCGCGCCGCTCCGGCAGCATCCGCTCGAGCAGGCGCACCAGCGCGGGAATGAAGGGCAGCGCCACCAGGCCCGCGATCAGGTTGAAGAGGGTGTGGGCGTTGGCCACCTGGCGGGCCGCGCCCCCGCCCAGCGCGGCCACCGCCGCGCTCAGGGGCTCGAGCAGCGCCAGCGCCACCAACCCGAAGGCCGCCTTCCAGATCAGGTGGCCGAGCGCCACCCGCCGCGCCTCGGCCCCCGCGCCCATGGCCGCGAGCAGCGGGGTGAAGGTCGTGCCCACGGCCGCCCCCACCACCGCGGCGAGCCCGGCCTCGAGCGGGATGCGGCCGGCGACGTAGAAGGCCATGGCCATGGCCGCGGCGGCGTTGGAGGAGTGGACCAGCGCGGTGAAGACGAGCGCCAGCCCCGCCATCCACAGCGGGTTCGCGGCGACCGCGTCGAGGGCCAGCTGCATCAGCGGCCCCTGGGTCTCGGGGGTGAGCGCCTTGATCATGACGTCGAGCCCCAAAAAGAAGAGGCCGATCCCCGCCACCGCCCGCCCCCCGTGGCGCAGCGGCTTCCACAGCGAGGCGAAGTAGCCCACGGCGATGATGGGCAGTGCGTAGTCGTAGACCCGGAAGGCCGCGAGCTGCAGGGCGACCG
This genomic stretch from Oceanithermus profundus DSM 14977 harbors:
- the hslO gene encoding Hsp33 family molecular chaperone HslO is translated as MGRLVRGLAADGRLRVLAAETTDVVEEARRRHGTSPTATAALGRALTGAALLAFLLSKSPRERVTLIVDGDGPLGGLVAEAGVDGAVRGYVKNPAAEAELRADGKLNVGALVGAGELRVVRVLAGGEQFDSSVPLVSGEIAEDLAHYLWQSEQIPSAVLLGVRVAPGGHVEAAGGLVVQVLPDADEEAIARLERNLAGVRGFTDLLVEHGLEGAARRVLEGLGLEWTDLRSLGYAEDAVPLRFACRCSREKAADALAYFDPEEREAMIREDGGAEVVCHWCGEVYRFSPEELRALGAEEVRCPDCGELWYKKRADGVEIVYPDPVCKCGRPVEAEPEPPSA
- the coaD gene encoding pantetheine-phosphate adenylyltransferase produces the protein MHVVYPGSFDPFTNGHLDVVRRASRLFDKVTVAVLHNPNKLSSFMFSVGERMQIIRASVADMDNVEVDAFDGLLADYMRARGARIIVKGLRAVSDYEYELQMAHLNRQLNPEVETLFILAATRWSFISSSMIKEIARHGGDVSRFVPEPTLKALNAHFGRSGEG
- a CDS encoding Na/Pi cotransporter family protein, producing MLTLLGGLALFLIGLNQASRALEALGGSTLRAWLSRATRGVVRAFFAGTLVTAVVQSGTAMTVTVISLVEAGVLAAAEGLAMSMGAIAGGTVALQLAAFRVYDYALPIIAVGYFASLWKPLRHGGRAVAGIGLFFLGLDVMIKALTPETQGPLMQLALDAVAANPLWMAGLALVFTALVHSSNAAAAMAMAFYVAGRIPLEAGLAAVVGAAVGTTFTPLLAAMGAGAEARRVALGHLIWKAAFGLVALALLEPLSAAVAALGGGAARQVANAHTLFNLIAGLVALPFIPALVRLLERMLPERRGAVTPKYLSEEALSTPELALSLALREVVRISDHVQGMMATAVRALAQGEGDLASVQEREEKVDRLTQAVVMYLARLKSQGGGEAVEKLLLLAGELEHLADQIRRLLKQQDKLRSQGLEFSPEGRAELSEAASRVYGRMQRAFTALATGNHVLAREVVSEHPETEAYLQKLRQAHLSRLEAGRPESRATSAAHLDMLMTLDVIDAEVTRVAELADAVYGSRDGEA
- a CDS encoding RsmD family RNA methyltransferase — encoded protein: MARLRILGGKARGRTLAVPDSARPSPVRLRKALFDYLRGRLPRRGRFLDLYAGSGAVGLEAASEGFEAVLVESDPGAVKTLRENAHKLGLSVRVVHESADRFLERSARTGERFDVVFLDPPYDQDLAAALARVLEAGIVGPGGFVILQHPSDLILPLGERRVYGSSALTIVEVT